CATGTTGTAGGTGTCGAAAGCTGCCGCTGACCTGATGGCTTATTGCGACGCTCACATACGAGAGGACCCCCTCATTGTTCCTGTGCCTGCCTCGGATAACCCGTTCAGGGAGAAAAAGTTCTTCTGTACCATCCTCTGAGCCTGGGAATAGGGGCAGGCTCTGGCCTGAGGATGCCACACCCTGGCTGCTGGCATTTGAGCTGAATTGAGTAGCAGCCACACTGTTGTTGTTCAGCTCCCTCCTGGTGGTCTTttttggagggagagagggggattCAGCTTATCTGGCAATCCAGTGAGGACCTCACGTCTTGTTTAAATAGGTTTGTTATTGCTTTGTAATCCGAGAACAGCGTTGCTCACTGCTTTTGAGatgagagttttgtttttgtttgttttctcaaatataaaatgttttgtttgctaGATTTTTCATGTGCCTCAGGAAACTAAAGTCCCCCACCCTCAAATCCTCACAGAAAAACTGAGAAATTATCaggttttttccccttctttttttcttttaatggacATATTTTATAAACGATCTTAAATAAGAGATTGACCTTAATGTAGGCATTTTGTTTTGGATATATAGTTATCAGAATGGCTCAACTGCCCCATTTAGTTCAGCAAATGTTTTAATTGAAACAAAACATACTTAGGAATTTTGAACGAAATTTTCCTGTTGAAGGAATTGAGTTCAGGACAGCCAGTATTGATATTGTTTACAGTTTCACTCTGAAATTTTGCTGGTCTTGTGAATATATGACAAACAGCATTAAGTATTGTCTAGATGTTTTATTCACTGGTTCCACTCTAAAAATGTCTGTGCATATATGATCTGTTTTACCCATAACCTCATGTAATTCAGATACATGTTAAGTCTAGTTTGAAATATCTTTGCCATCATGGCCGCCAGTGTGGTTCTGGGTCATGTTATCTCATATTCATAAATTCTTAGCAAGTATCTCAATAATCTgcaaatatttaatgatttaattagTAAAACTGACAAATCTTCTTAGTGCATTggtttgtttcctgtttattttagAGGACACAGTTTGACgataaaaacattttagagcttttttaaatttctccCATGGTATGGCCTTTGTCCctcatgtgttgttttgtgcatctgttgtgtttttgatgggGACAGAGTTGTACAGATGTCAGATCTGGCACTGAGCAAGCTGAAGTCCCATctggcacacaaacacacacaaacacacacacacacaaacacagcataggGGGACTTGTCAACAGGATAGCAAACTTTATCACACACTTGTAACCCTTCTTTAATATATATGTTCAGtattaaaagaatttaaaatactgcaggtttttttttccaacagacTAATCAACCCAAGCAGGATTTATACCACAAGTGAAAAGCTCAAGGTTAAATGTCCCTCCATCCGATCCCTTTTTTGACCTTTTCAATTACTGGCAGCGGTCATCCTCTATGTCACTGTAGAATTAATAAAAACCACCCACTATTTAAGGGACTTTGTTTATTCGGTTTTATGCCactgttaatatttttgtttatttgtttgtttgttttctgactggCCTTATTTATAACCTGGGCATGTTTtctgaccgtttttttttttttgtctgcctgtGCTAAACTGAACGGCATGGCCTTTGACAGAATTGCTAAAGCCAAGGCCTGCatgtgtctctgctctctctgtctcttctcttcagcAGAGACTGTGGATCTCTATAGAGTGTACGTAAAGAGTGCCAAGTACTGTGACCACGGCGTTTTCTCCACACTGTAAttacacagtcttttttttttttttttttttttctaatttacaAAAGAAGTAGAAGCACAATGTCTTATATTTCCTTTGTAACATTGTAACTTAGCCTAGCCTTTGTTCATTTGTACAAAACAAGTGTTATTCTCTTTAATACACGGCAGTGACTATCTCCTGAGGCACTAGTGCTTCTGTAACTTGTATAATAATTACAACCTTTTGAAAGTGTGCAGCAGTTCAAATCAGCTGATGTTTACTTTTCTAAAAGCAATTTTAAGATTTGGACAAGCTTTTTTGAACCCTTGGTTGTGTAGAGTACCCGAGTGGTAAATTTAAAATGCTGAATAAGACAtattattcattttgaattaGGTATTGCCttactgtgatgtcacaggtATACAACCTCTGACCCCAACACTGACTGACCTAAGATATCAAGCTGTTTCATCAGTTGGACATTTACAGCAAAACTATTATCTTTTTATGAAGGTGCTGTACCCGCCATTTTGATCGGTGTCACTTGAAAATATTCCTGTAGCCCAGAGGTTAAGgatgaacacaaacataattatgaatactgaatatttatgaattttgaaaaaaaaagagagaaaaaaagtaacttGCATGAACTGAaaacctatatatatatatgtatacataataTATTAGAGCTTTGAGACTCCTTGTTATTAAAATACTGACTCCTTAATGTATGGGTTTATTGGTACTTTTCTGCACTTTACTCTTGTAGAAGTTTGGATGTGTAGACCTGTGCAGCTATACAAATGAATAAACCAAGCATTCATTTCAAATCTGTCTGAATACGGATGAAATCAAGGTCAAGAAAAACGTCCATTATCAC
This sequence is a window from Chanos chanos chromosome 4, fChaCha1.1, whole genome shotgun sequence. Protein-coding genes within it:
- the gng4 gene encoding guanine nucleotide-binding protein G(I)/G(S)/G(O) subunit gamma-4, producing the protein MKDGMANNSTASISQARKAVEQLKMEACMDRIKVSKAAADLMAYCDAHIREDPLIVPVPASDNPFREKKFFCTIL